From the genome of Globicephala melas chromosome 16, mGloMel1.2, whole genome shotgun sequence, one region includes:
- the LOC115857949 gene encoding small ribosomal subunit protein eS12-like, whose product MAEEGVAAGGVMDVNTALQEVLKTALTHDGLARGIREAANALDKRQAHLCVLASNCDEPMCVKLVEALCAEHQINLIKVDDNKKLGEWVGLCKIDREGKPRKVVGCSCSVVKDYGKESQAKDVIEEYFKCKK is encoded by the coding sequence ATGGCCGAGGAAGGCGTTGCTGCTGGAGGTGTAATGGACGTTAATACTGCTCTGCAAGAGGTGCTGAAGACCGCCCTCACCCACGATGGCCTAGCACGTGGAATTCGCGAAGCTGCCAACGCCTTAGACAAGCGCCAAGCCCATCTCTGCGTGCTTGCATCCAACTGTGATGAGCCTATGTGTGTCAAGTTAGTGGAGGCCCTTTGTGCTGAGCACCAAATCAACCTGATTAAGGTTGATGACAACAAGAAGCTAGGGGAATGGGTAGGCCTCTGTAAAATTGACAGAGAGGGAAAACCCCGTAAGGTGGTTGGCTGCAGCTGTTCGGTGGTTAAGGACTATGGCAAAGAGTCTCAGGCCAAGGATGTCATCGAGGAGTACTTCAAATGCAAGAAATGA
- the TRIM8 gene encoding E3 ubiquitin-protein ligase TRIM8: MAENWKNCFEEELICPICLHVFVEPVQLPCKHNFCRGCIGEAWAKDSGLVRCPECNQAYNQKPGLEKNLKLTNIVEKFNALHVEKPPAALHCVFCRRGPPLPAQKVCLRCEAPCCQSHVQTHLQQPSTARGHLLVEADDVRAWSCPQHNAYRLYHCEAEQVAVCQYCCYYSGAHQGHSVCDVEIRRNEIRKMLMKQQDRLEEREQDIEDQLYKLESDKRLVEEKVSQLKEEVRLQYEKLHQLLDEDLRQTVEVLDKAQAKFCSENAAQALHLGERMQEAKKLLGSLQLLFDKTEDVSFMKNTKSVKILMDRTQTCTGSSLSPPKIGHLNSKLFLNEVAKKEKQLRKMLEGPFSTPVPFLQSVPLYPCGVSSSGAEKRKHSTAFPEASFLETSSGPVGSQYGAASTASGEGQSGQPLGPCSSTQHLVALPGGAQPVHSSPVFPPSQYPNGSAAQQPMLPQYGGRKILVCSVDNCYCSSVANHGGHQPYPRSGHFPWTVPSQEYSHALPPTPSVPQSLPSLAVRDWLDASQQPGHQDFYRVYGQPSTKHYVTS; this comes from the exons ATGGCGGAGAATTGGAAGAACTGCTTCGAGGAGGAGCTCATCTGCCCCATCTGCCTGCATGTCTTCGTGGAGCCGGTGCAATTGCCGTGCAAACACAACTTCTGTCGGGGCTGCATTGGCGAGGCGTGGGCCAAGGACAGCGGCCTGGTGCGCTGCCCAGAGTGCAACCAGGCCTACAACCAGAAGCCGGGCCTGGAGAAGAACCTGAAGCTCACCAACATCGTGGAGAAGTTCAATGCCCTGCACGTGGAGAAGCCGCCGGCGGCGCTGCACTGCGTGTTCTGCCGCCGTGGCCCCCCGCTGCCGGCGCAGAAGGTCTGCCTGCGCTGCGAGGCGCCCTGCTGCCAGTCCCACGTGCAGACGCACCTGCAGCAGCCCTCCACCGCCCGCGGGCACCTCCTGGTGGAGGCGGACGATGTGCGGGCCTGGAGCTGCCCGCAACACAACGCCTACCGCCTTTACCACTGCGAGGCCGAGCAGGTGGCCGTGTGCCAGTACTGCTGCTACTACAGCGGTGCGCATCAGGGACACTCGGTGTGCGACGTGGAGATCCGGAGGAATGAGATCCGG AAGATGCTGATGAAGCAGCAGGACCGGCTGGAGGAGCGAGAGCAGGACATTGAGGACCAGCTGTACAAACTCGAGTCAGACAAGCGCCTGGTGGAG GAGAAGGTGAGCCAACTGAAGGAGGAAGTGCGGCTGCAATACGAGAAGCTGCACCAGCTGCTGGATGAGGACCTGCGGCAGACGGTGGAGGTCCTGGACAAGGCCCAGGCCAAGTTCTGCAGCGAGAACGCAGCGCAGGCGCTGCATCTCGGGGAGCGCATGCAGGAGGCCAAGAAGCTGCTGGGCTCCCTGCAGCTGCTCTTCGACAAGACGGAGGACGTCAGCTTCATGAAG aACACCAAGTCTGTGAAAATCCTAATGGACAG GACCCAGACCTGTACAGGCAGCAGCCTTTCTCCCCCTAAGATCGGCCACTTGAACTCCAAGCTCTTCCTGAACGAGGTGGCCAAGAAGGAGAAGCAGCTACGGAAGATGCTAGAAG GCCCCTTCAGCACACCGGTGCCCTTCCTGCAGAGCGTCCCCCTGTACCCTTGTGGTGTGAGCAGCTCTGGGGCGGAAAAGCGCAAGCACTCGACGGCCTTCCCTGAGGCCAGTTTCctagagacgtcgtcgggccccGTGGGCAGCCAGTATGGGGCAGCGAGCACAGCCAGCGGCGAGGGCCAGTCAGGGCAGCCCCTGGGCCCCTGCAGCTCCACGCAGCACTTGGTGGCCCTGCCGGGCGGCGCCCAACCAGTGCACTCAAGTCCTGTGTTCCCCCCATCGCAGTATCCCAATGGCTCGGCCGCCCAGCAGCCCATGCTCCCCCAGTATGGGGGCCGCAAGATTCTCGTCTGTTCTGTGGACAACTGTTACTGTTCTTCCGTGGCCAACCATGGCGGCCACCAGCCCTACCCCCGCTCCGGCCACTTCCCCTGGACAGTGCCCTCACAGGAGTACTCACATGCGCTCCCGCCCACACCTTCCGTCCCCCAGTCCCTTCCCAGCCTGGCGGTCAGAGACTGGCTCGACGCCTCCCAGCAGCCTGGCCACCAGGATTTCTACAGGGTGTATGGGCAGCCGTCCACCAAACACTACGTGACGAGCTAA